One genomic region from Torulaspora delbrueckii CBS 1146 chromosome 4, complete genome encodes:
- the SIT4 gene encoding type 2A-related serine/threonine-protein phosphatase SIT4 (similar to Saccharomyces cerevisiae SIT4 (YDL047W); ancestral locus Anc_3.142): MVEKGPDEWLERIKNCQSLTENEMKQLCEMVKELLMEESNIQPVQTPVTVCGDIHGQFHDLLELFRTAGGFPDHINYIFLGDYVDRGYYSLETFTLLMCLKVKYSSRITLVRGNHESRQITQVYGFYEECLNKYGSTTVWKYCCQVFDFLTLAAIIDGRILCVHGGLSPEIRMLDQIRVLSRAQEVPHEGGFSDLLWSDPDNVEAWQVSPRGAGWLFGSKVAREFNHVNGLNLIARAHQLVMEGFKYHFPEKDVVTVWSAPNYCYRCGNVASVMKVEEDLEPTFKIFSAVPDDYIQETAANHNNQRGGYFL, translated from the coding sequence ATGGTGGAAAAAGGCCCCGATGAGTGGCTAGAGAGGATCAAGAATTGCCAGTCGTTGACCGAGAATGAGATGAAGCAACTTTGTGAAATGGTAAAAGAACTCCTGATGGAGGAGAGTAACATTCAGCCCGTGCAGACACCTGTGACTGTTTGTGGTGATATTCATGGCCAGTTTCACGACTTATTGGAGCTGTTTAGAACTGCAGGTGGGTTTCCCGACCACATCAATTACATCTTTTTGGGAGACTACGTGGATCGTGGGTACTACAGTTTGGAGACTTTCACGCTTTTGATGTGTTTGAAAGTCAAATACTCTTCCAGGATAACACTCGTTAGGGGAAATCACGAATCGAGGCAAATTACTCAAGTATACGGTTTTTATGAAGAGTGTCTGAACAAATACGGATCTACAACGGTATGGAAATATTGTTGTCAAGTGTTTGATTTCCTTACTTTAGCAGCGATCATTGACGGCAGAATATTGTGTGTGCACGGTGGTTTGTCTCCAGAGATCAGAATGCTTGATCAAATTCGTGTTCTCTCCAGAGCACAGGAAGTTCCACACGAAGGAGGGTTCTCAGATCTACTATGGAGTGATCCCGATAACGTCGAAGCTTGGCAAGTGTCACCGCGTGGTGCTGGTTGGTTGTTTGGCAGTAAAGTGGCCCGTGAATTCAATCACGTTAATGGTCTGAATTTGATCGCCAGAGCGCACCAATTGGTCATGGAAGGTTTCAAGTACCACTTTCCCGAGAAGGATGTGGTTACAGTGTGGTCTGCACCCAATTACTGCTACAGGTGTGGTAATGTGGCCAGTGTCATGAAGGTCGAAGAAGACCTGGAACctactttcaagatcttctcTGCTGTGCCGGACGACTACATCCAGGAAACTGCAGCTAATCACAACAACCAGAGAGGGGGATACTTCTTATAG
- the THP1 gene encoding Thp1p (similar to Saccharomyces cerevisiae THP1 (YOL072W); ancestral locus Anc_3.141) has protein sequence MMDYSLQQLFQDVRNGNYEVLSANLNQNGHRIAALQRELHADSRLVDDKSLKVSIESQNFQFSGKSWTRFTMMLVSFLQYCRDVNPWSTWESCDLIFKFYQDLSNCLLNDNYPTDCLVPLFMEMTEYVVPISIELDVNYMALKTDKNQFVSHTSSIISKVFNSVKPSRSADDDDQERPTSSLPEKQRILLYLVNKLVNLYFRIQAPQLCSNIFKNFKPKSMASSFRTYPIKQQIEYRYLLGRYYLLNHRVTNAFVQLSTAFNELVSITSTTDAPQVGRNLSRILRYLVPAGLIMGKIPRFDFISVMDSELSSKYSVLYQCIRSGKISGLNHWLKNHERQLCEEHLLLLLLEKLPMICYRNLVKTVLLNFVIPQNTGKLPYATLETAMKLSIGDTHIKGIDIYSSIHSPANVENVLVTLINLGLLRGNCFPELSLCVVKKTQVICDILPLVQDRIVANFPLNPEDSWLDD, from the coding sequence ATGATGGACTATTCACTTCAACAACTGTTCCAAGATGTTAGGAATGGGAATTACGAAGTACTGTCTGCGAATTTGAACCAAAACGGCCACAGAATAGCTGCTTTACAGAGAGAGTTACATGCAGATAGCCGATTAGTGGATGATAAGTCTTTAAAAGTTTCCATTGAGtctcaaaactttcaattttctGGCAAAAGCTGGACAAGATTCACTATGATGCTAGTGTCATTTCTACAGTATTGCAGGGACGTAAATCCTTGGTCCACTTGGGAAAGTTGtgatctcatcttcaagttttACCAAGATCTGAGCAATTGCCTCCTGAATGACAACTACCCCACTGACTGCTTGGTTCCATTGTTCATGGAGATGACGGAATATGTGGTTCCAATTTCCATAGAGCTCGATGTAAATTACATGGCGTTGAAAACGGACAAAAACCAGTTCGTATCACATACATCCTCAATCATTTCGAAAGTGTTCAACAGTGTGAAACCATCAAGATCagcagatgatgatgaccAAGAACGGCCCACAAGTAGTCTGCCGGAGAAACAACGCATTTTATTATACCTCGTGAATAAGTTAGTGAACTTGTACTTTAGGATACAAGCACCCCAACTGTGTTCgaatattttcaagaactttaAGCCCAAAAGTATGGCTTCTTCCTTCAGGACATACCCTATCAAACAGCAGATCGAATACCGTTATCTTTTGGGAAGGTATTACCTGCTGAACCATAGAGTCACCAATGCATTTGTGCAACTGAGCACTGCATTCAACGAGCTGGTATCAATAACATCAACCACTGATGCCCCACAAGTAGGAAGGAACTTATCTCGAATACTACGATATTTAGTGCCCGCAGGGCTGATAATGGGTAAGATTCCGCGATTTGATTTCATAAGTGTAATGGACAGTGAACTTTCTTCCAAGTATTCGGTTCTATACCAATGCATACGAAGCGGAAAAATCAGTGGTCTAAACCATTGGCTAAAAAACCATGAAAGGCAACTCTGTGAGGAGCATTTATTGCTACTTCTACTCGAGAAACTGCCCATGATCTGCTATCGGAACTTGGTCAAGACAGTGTTACTGAATTTTGTAATACCACAGAACACAGGAAAACTACCCTACGCTACGTTAGAGACCGCAATGAAATTGTCAATTGGCGACACACATATTAAAGGCATTGATATCTACTCATCAATTCATTCCCCAGCCAATGTCGAGAACGTCCTAGTAACACTGATCAACTTAGGCCTTCTACGAGGTAATTGTTTCCCAGAACTCAGCCTGTGTGTGGTCAAGAAAACCCAGGTAATATGCGACATACTCCCACTGGTCCAAGACAGAATTGTGGCCAATTTTCCGCTGAATCCAGAAGATTCTTGGCTAGATGACTAA
- the UPF3 gene encoding Upf3p (similar to Saccharomyces cerevisiae UPF3 (YGR072W); ancestral locus Anc_3.140) — protein MDDKRSKSLRPASQSSCSNHSKAAEAFPLETKGQSKSSRKQNVERNKTGKGRRRDRGKKNDDVGVKLVLRLLPPDLSQDQFLETIKPEVGEFSDCGVLEWYYVRGHYPQKLSTRPVYSRCYLIFESTESLAEFTKKVQPIKFVDDKDNATNVVTRVSTYVKRFVPNTVDPSPVSAALEGTITEDPLFLTFMKSLKILEEKKSDYSFADVSILKPLEKEVAKQKAVESEIQRKTENALIALTGDSGKKKKKEKKKGKKKELKPKEEAGGESTSGRKRKGTKKKNKALKGGEHAAKDTVKNNNIVILEAAGRKELQRRKKMQLEKEKALESPSKAKIKPKQRAKGKSEDSEDGTKLKMLKRKVPEQS, from the coding sequence ATGGATGACAAGCgttcaaagagtttaagGCCGGCATCTCAAAGTTCCTGTTCAAATCATTCCAAAGCTGCAGAAGCCTTTCCGCTGGAAACTAAAGGTCAATCAAAGTCATCTCGTAAACAAAACGTTGAACGAAATAAGACAGGTAAGGGTAGAAGACGAGATCGTGGTaagaaaaatgatgatgttggAGTCAAGCTTGTCCTGCGGTTATTACCTCCAGATTTGAGTCAAGATCAGTTTTTAGAGACCATAAAACCTGAAGTTGGTGAATTTTCTGATTGTGGAGTGTTAGAATGGTACTACGTACGTGGACATTACCCCCAGAAGCTGAGCACAAGGCCTGTCTACTCTCGTTGCTACCTCATATTCGAGAGCACTGAATCTCTGGCAGAATTCACCAAAAAAGTTCAGCCTATTaagtttgttgatgataagGATAATGCCACTAACGTAGTGACCAGGGTGTCAACCTACGTCAAGAGATTTGTACCAAACACGGTGGACCCCAGTCCTGTCAGCGCCGCACTTGAAGGCACCATCACAGAGGATCCGCTCTTTTTAACTTTCATGAAATCATTAAAGATTctagaagaaaagaaatCAGACTATTCGTTTGCTGACGTTAGTATTTTGAAACCACTCGAGAAAGAAGTTGCCAAGCAGAAAGCGGTTGAGTCAGAGATACAGAGAAAGACTGAAAATGCATTGATAGCACTAACTGGGGATTcaggaaagaagaagaagaaggagaagaaaaagggcaagaagaaggaattgaaacccaaagaagaagctggtgGTGAGAGTACATCAGGCCGTAAGCGCAAGGgaacgaagaagaaaaataagGCGCTCAAAGGTGGAGAGCATGCTGCTAAAGATACAGTGAAGAACAACAATATAGTAATCCTCGAAGCTGCTGGTAGGAAAGAATTACaaaggagaaagaaaatgcaattggagaaagaaaaggCTTTAGAGAGCCCTTCAAAGGCAAAGATCAAGCCCAAGCAGCGAGCCAAAGGGAAATCTGAAGATTCAGAAGATGGCACaaaattgaaaatgctTAAAAGAAAAGTTCCAGAGCAGTCTTAA
- the TDEL0D04840 gene encoding uncharacterized protein, translating into MTQPKTQSLVKTYNRLLLRHPLLVKSITGASLSSLGELISQWAAIVIQKDESKDEKQHQRKSLLHTLKRLICEPKLLKIFIMFCYGGLINAPINHFMYRYITQITNAHIRSPKARQLTQLLAALSIVSPTQVFFLISTLTVVNTNTRLQGNILTIWPHIQRNLKAQYAKILTSSCLTSTFLVSFAQKFIEPEKWSVFFSFAYVVLGTGQNIYLKLKDN; encoded by the coding sequence ATGACCCAGCCCAAGACCCAGTCGCTGGTCAAGACATACAATCGCCTTCTATTGAGGCACCCATTGTTGGTCAAATCAATTACTGGTGCTTCTCTATCCTCCCTAGGTGAACTGATTAGTCAATGGGCTGCAATTGTGATTCAGAAGGATGAGAGTAAGGACGAGAAACAACACCAGCGAAAGTCACTTCTACACACATTAAAGAGGCTAATATGTGAGCCCAAGCTGCTTAAAATCTTTATTATGTTCTGCTATGGCGGTCTAATCAATGCACCTATAAACCACTTCATGTATCGCTATATCACGCAAATTACGAACGCACATATCAGGTCCCCAAAAGCAAGACAACTAACACAGCTATTAGCAGCATTATCCATTGTGAGTCCCACTCAGGTATTTTTCCTCATCAGTACTCTAACTGTGGTTAACACTAACACTCGCTTGCAAGGAAATATATTGACTATTTGGCCTCATATCCAGCGCAACCTAAAGGCTCAATATGCAAAAATTCTGACATCGAGCTGTCTGACATCCACTTTTCTAGTGTCCTTTGCTCAGAAATTCATTGAGCCGGAGAAATGGTctgtcttcttcagtttcgCTTACGTAGTGTTGGGTACTGGTCAAAACATCTACCTGAAGTTGAAGGATAACTAA
- the SMD1 gene encoding mRNA splicing protein SMD1 (similar to Saccharomyces cerevisiae SMD1 (YGR074W); ancestral locus Anc_3.139) — MKLVYFLKKLRNEQVTVELKNGTTVWGTLQTVSPQMNVTLTDVQLSLPRSTFNNAGSNALAGVYLADGQTSTNSAGGGMAKTTTSLQYINIRGNTIRQIILPDSLNLDALLVDEDQLKKLRRSGKITNDSNKKRRADFVSNPSKRIRRGI, encoded by the coding sequence ATGAAGCTGGTATATttcctgaagaaattacGTAATGAACAAGTAACTGTGGAGCTAAAGAATGGTACAACTGTTTGGGGTACCTTACAAACTGTGTCGCCGCAGATGAATGTTACTTTAACAGACGTACAATTATCGCTGCCTCGAAGTACTTTTAATAATGCAGGGTCAAATGCATTGGCTGGTGTATATCTGGCAGATGGTCAAACTTCGACGAATTCTGCTGGTGGAGGAATGGCTAAAACTACCACATCCCTTCAATATATTAATATCCGTGGTAATACAATTAGACAGATCATATTACCTGATTCTCTGAACCTTGACGCCCTGCTAGTGGACGAAGaccagttgaagaaactgagGAGGAGTGGGAAGATTACGAATGATTCCAATAAAAAGAGAAGGGCAGACTTCGTCAGCAACCCTAGTAAAAGAATTAGAAGAGGAATTTAA
- the PRP38 gene encoding U4/U6-U5 snRNP complex subunit PRP38 (similar to Saccharomyces cerevisiae PRP38 (YGR075C); ancestral locus Anc_3.138), which yields MSREFYVESYLSTKELNNQSVSLVIPRLTRDRIHNVIYYKANLHTVALRGDTMKQLCKVIIRDLGTLQSTSINRKNVLGGVEFKCILMKLVEIRPTWDQLALLLRNPHPSYNNKYVIALVLTYLRVQYFYLKNDDILAQNIKGAFKEYICDYRKMKSVSLEMDCWSASQNVTVEIIHMDELVDWLTTKDEIWGIPLGRCQWCSSLDLDVDSSDSDEESSDSD from the coding sequence ATGTCAAGAGAGTTCTATGTCGAATCGTACCTGTCGACTAAGGAATTAAATAATCAATCAGTGTCGTTGGTGATCCCCAGATTAACTAGAGACAGAATTCATAATGTCATCTACTACAAAGCAAACTTACATACTGTGGCATTGAGAGGTGATACAATGAAGCAGCTATGCAAAGTAATCATTAGGGATTTAGGTACGTTGCAAAGCACTTCAATCAACAGGAAAAACGTCTTGGGCGGTGTTGAGTTCAAATGCATTTTAATGAAATTGGTTGAAATACGACCCACCTGGGATCAATTGGCGTTGCTTTTAAGAAATCCTCATCCCAGCTACAATAACAAATATGTGATAGCATTAGTTCTCACCTACTTGAGAGTTCAGTActtttatttgaagaatgatgatattCTGGCTCAAAACATCAAGGGCGCATTTAAAGAGTACATCTGTGACTAtagaaagatgaaaagtgTTTCACTCGAAATGGATTGCTGGTCAGCATCACAAAACGTGACTGTTGAGATTATACATATGGATGAGCTAGTCGATTGGTTaaccaccaaagatgaaataTGGGGAATTCCTCTGGGCAGGTGCCAATGGTGCTCATCATTAGATCTGGATGTGGATAGCAGTGACAGTGACGAAGAGTCCAGTGATAGTGATTAA
- the MRPL25 gene encoding mitochondrial 54S ribosomal protein mL59 (similar to Saccharomyces cerevisiae MRPL25 (YGR076C); ancestral locus Anc_3.137), whose translation MSTKHLFDQLPAQLKNFFKKYPPSIKFADKPVSTHAIEANPFLPNKHPVTGRYHEPKYSLRRSSDLYKMAYLYGVQNMLPPMKKKFFEEKYENKKMMKGVLLPKGHKHELQREGKIAKMQEAIKNADKFIIDAKGAKYMRKLEEKKKANAKTWF comes from the coding sequence ATGTCAACAAAACACCTTTTCGATCAGCTACCGGCACAACTAAAGAATTTCTTTAAGAAGTATCCACcatctatcaaatttgcAGATAAACCAGTATCAACCCATGCAATCGAGGCCAATCCCTTTTTACCCAACAAGCACCCAGTAACTGGTCGTTATCACGAACCCAAGTATTCACTGAGACGGTCCAGTGACCTTTACAAGATGGCTTACCTGTACGGGGTCCAAAATATGCTACCtccaatgaagaagaagttcttCGAGGAAAAATatgaaaacaagaagatgatgaaaggTGTATTACTACCAAAAGGACATAAGCATGAGCTACAACGCGAAGGTAAGATAGCAAAGATGCAGGAAGCCATTAAGAATGCAGAtaaattcatcattgacGCTAAAGGTGCCAAATATATGAGAAAACTcgaggaaaagaagaaggcaaaCGCCAAGACATGGTTCTAG